The region TCGCGATGAGCACGGCGATCGCGACGCTCACGGCGCCCGCGACGCCCATGAGGCCGAGGAATGGGATGCCGGTGATGCCGAGCGCGAGGAGCGCGACGATGACCGTGACGCCGGCGAAGACGACCGCGTTGCCCGCGGTGCCGTTCGCGAGGCCGATCGACTCGACGACGTCGGCGCCGCGCAGCAGCTGCTTGCGGTGGCGGTAGATGATGAAGAGCGAGTAGTCGATGCCGACCGCGAGGCCGAGCATGACGCCGAGGATCGGCGTGACCGACGCCATCTGCACGACCCCCGAGAACGACAGCACGGCCATCGCGCCGATCGCGACGCCGAGCAGCGCCGTGACGATCGGGAGGGCGGCCGCGAGCAGCGAGCCGAGCACGACGACGAGCACGACCGCCGCGAGCGCCACGCCGACCGCCTCGCCGATGCCGAGGATCTCGGGCACGCCCTGCGCGATGTCGGTCGAGAACGAGATCTCGAGCCCGTCGATGGGCCGCGAGGTGAAGTGCGCCATCGTGGCGTCCTTCGATTCCTGCGGCAGCTCCAGGCGCGTCTCGGTGTACGAGACGGTCACGAGCGCGGTGGCGCCGTCCTCGGAGACGAGGCGGATGCCGTCGGCGAGCGAGAGGAGCTCCTCACCTCGCTCGAGCCTGGCGCTCTGCTCGTCGAGCTCGGCCTGCCCCTCGTCGAGCTGCGCGCGCTGCTCGTCGATCACGCTGCGCTGCGCGTCGAGCTGCGCCTGCTGCGCGTCGAGCTGCGCGGTCGGGAAGCCCGCGGCCTCGGCTTGCGCTCGTGCGGCGTCGAGCGCCGCCTGCCCCTCCTCGAGCGCCGCGGCGCCGGCCTCGACCTGGGCGAGGCCCGCGTCGAGCTGCTCCTGGCCTGCCTCGAGCTGGGCGCGGCCGTCCTCGAGCTGCTGTGCCTGAGCGGCGCGCTCGGCCTCGGTCGCGAACGGGTCGTTGACGCCCGAGACGTCGGGCAGCGACTCCGCGCCCTCGATGAGCTCGGCGAGCTGCTCGCGCTGCGCGTCGGTGATCGCGCCATCGGTCGCGTGCACGACGACGGTGCCGGTCGCGCCGGCGAAGTCCGGCAGCTCGCGCTCGAGCTCGGCGACGATCTCCCCGGAGGCGGTGCCGGGGATGTCGAAGCTCGACGAGAGCCCCTTGAAGCCGATGAGGAACCCGCCGACCGCGGCGGCGAGGATGACGATCCAGGCGATCAGGACCGTCCACGCGCGACGCGCGGCGAACGTTCCCAGGCGGTGCAGCAGCTCGGCCATGAGGCCCTTCCGATCCGCGCGCGAGCCGAGGCCGAGCGCTCCCGACGACGACAAGCGGGGCCTAAGATAACACGCACCGTCTCGTCTTTCCTGTGGCCCTGGAGGTGCCATGTCCCTCCCCCGCACGGGTCCCGTCCGCAGCGAGGCCGCCCGCATCGCGATCCTCGACGCGACCGCGGCGCTCTTCGCCGAGCGCGGCTACGAGCACCTCACGATCGAGGGCGTCGCCGCGCGCGCCGGCGTCGGCAAGCAGACGATCTACCGCTGGTGGCGCTCGAAGGGCGCACTCGTCGCGGAGTGCCTGCTCGAGGGGCTGCTGTTCGACGACCGGCTCGCGCTGCCCGACACGGGCGACGTGCGCGCCGACATGCAGGCGTGGCTCACCACGGTCTTCGCGGTGATCGATGCTGAGCCGGGCCTCGTGCTCTCGCTGCTCGCGGCCGCCGCCGAGCACCCGGAGGTGGGCGCGCGCCTGCGTGACAGCCTCACGGGCTCCGCTTCGATCTCGGGCCGCCTCGACGCGGCGATCGGCACCACGACGGGCCTGCGGCCGGGCGTCGCGACCGAGCAGCTCGCGGAGGCGCTCATCGGCGCGGTCGTGCTGCGCGCCCTCAGCCGCACCTCGTCGACCGCCGACGACGCCGCGCGGCTCGTCGACCTGCTCATCGGGCGTGCGTCCGACGACGCCGTGTCGCCGAGCTGACCCCTACGAGCCCTCGGGCCACGAGTCGGGCACCGACTCCCCCTCCGGCACGACGTCCTCGCCATCGGGTGCCGCATCCGCCCACGAGTCCTTCGGCCGGTAGCCGAGGTCGAGCATGGTGTTCGTCAGGTCCCACCGCCGGTTCGGGTTGTCGGAGATCGCGTAGTAGAGCCCGAAGTCGACGGGCGCCTCGATCGCGCAGCGGAACACCTGCACGGCGTCGTCCTCGCTCAACCACATCGCGTGCAGGATGTCGAGGTCGGCGCTCGCCGGGTCGTCGGTCATCC is a window of Agrococcus sp. Marseille-Q4369 DNA encoding:
- a CDS encoding MMPL family transporter; the encoded protein is MAELLHRLGTFAARRAWTVLIAWIVILAAAVGGFLIGFKGLSSSFDIPGTASGEIVAELERELPDFAGATGTVVVHATDGAITDAQREQLAELIEGAESLPDVSGVNDPFATEAERAAQAQQLEDGRAQLEAGQEQLDAGLAQVEAGAAALEEGQAALDAARAQAEAAGFPTAQLDAQQAQLDAQRSVIDEQRAQLDEGQAELDEQSARLERGEELLSLADGIRLVSEDGATALVTVSYTETRLELPQESKDATMAHFTSRPIDGLEISFSTDIAQGVPEILGIGEAVGVALAAVVLVVVLGSLLAAALPIVTALLGVAIGAMAVLSFSGVVQMASVTPILGVMLGLAVGIDYSLFIIYRHRKQLLRGADVVESIGLANGTAGNAVVFAGVTVIVALLALGITGIPFLGLMGVAGAVSVAIAVLIAISATPALLGLAGRRILSRRAIAKAGAAGDEADAMRSVRPMSSVRAVLSAVLAVAVLATIAIPALSMRLGLPDGASEPADSTAYRAYSLTEEAFGEGQNGPLLVTATMPGDLDELEVEQRQLTVARELAATDDVVAVAPIAVSDDAGERARLAVFQVVPAEGPNSESTEALVRELRERPAIDGDIELGVAGQAASNIDISEGLADALPTYLAVVVGLSFLIMVMVFRSLVVPLIATGGFVLSLFATFGAVTAVFQWGWLGGLFGVSEPGPILSFLPVILVGILFGLAMDYQLFLTTGMREAYVHGADARLAVARGFRAGRSVVIAAALIMIAVFAGFIASESIIIKAMGFGLALGVLLDAFVVRMLLVPAIMHLVGKAAWWLPRWLDRIIPNVDVEGASLERRHPAASTGSTDAVAADTTKRD
- a CDS encoding TetR/AcrR family transcriptional regulator encodes the protein MSLPRTGPVRSEAARIAILDATAALFAERGYEHLTIEGVAARAGVGKQTIYRWWRSKGALVAECLLEGLLFDDRLALPDTGDVRADMQAWLTTVFAVIDAEPGLVLSLLAAAAEHPEVGARLRDSLTGSASISGRLDAAIGTTTGLRPGVATEQLAEALIGAVVLRALSRTSSTADDAARLVDLLIGRASDDAVSPS